A window of Glycine soja cultivar W05 chromosome 2, ASM419377v2, whole genome shotgun sequence genomic DNA:
cataaactttcaatcctttaatcatgtttaatgatcattttttgagagaaaaaaaaaataggcaaGTGGGATTGTAAATAGCAGAAAGGGGTTTGCAAATAGAAATTCGAAAAGGAATCCAAACCCAACGTACATAGCAGCACCACTTTTCACAAAACTAAAATTAGCACGTACATGGCAGCAGCATTTTTCACAAAACTGAAATTAGCACGTACCTACGTGCAGCTTTTGAAAAAGGATAATATTTGCATTTTCCAAAACGTAATTGGAATTAAAACTTTCTATAAAGTGGTACGTAATTGcccaattttattattattataatatatgattGTCATCTTTGATCTTAAATAAAAGGCACGAATTTGCAGTTCGTGATTAAAGTGTCACTTTTGGCTTTCTTTCccaaaatataatttccaaAAATTCTATCACTTTCATGGCTTTCCTTctcatgaaattttatatatctaGAATTTCATACTTTGCAgcggaaaatataattaacacgaAAGGCACGTTATCAAAACATGTAATTGAAAATACatgtaacataaattaaaaatccctaaatttcataattagggtttatgcataattgggagaaattaaatcattcttggagaatcataaatttcataacacatgctctgataccacatgtaaaaaATTCTTGAGGGTTTTCTAGACTATCAATTATAGAAAACCAACCGGATCTTGAAATTTATGGTTCtcacaaaacaatcaataaagaataatagataattatgtgtacctttctccataggatcTTCTCTCtggtgcactttgatttccttgaaaatgagagaaataggatttcacttcctttggcCTTTCTTTTATGTCTCTCTCCGTTCGTGATGGCTATGGGTGAGAAAAGAGCACTTTCTGGTCAGGGGACTTTATTTCacattagtgggtattaagccccttttataaccactactcccatcaagtagcagttaatctagaaacttctcctattaagcccaattacaatttagcccttaattgttaattatttatttattagtccctactaagtcatatgcctctcacatgagacattaattctaacaaaaaCACCCAAATCCGAGCCTCCACCAAACACGGCGTGCCACCTTCGCGTCCCCTCTTCCATGGGTGATTCGCTTCTGCCGCCACCAACCACGGCTACCACGCCTACAAGACCCCCTTCCCCGAGATTTTCTAGCACAATTTCGATCTCGGTGGTGGAATCGACCTCGTCCAAATCTTcctcttcttccatggcttcctTTCCTCCCTTCCCTCTTCTATAACATCTGTCTCCGAAAATGAGTTGTCACATAACGGAAGCCTTAGCGAACCTCCCAACAAGGCGTCTTCTCCGCCACCTCAAGAgtaatttcttcttctctggATTTAGTTTTGGTTAGCTTAATTGTTTTAATTGgcgaatatgtttttttttcttttccctttgcaTCCAATTAGAAAGATGTGGTCAATTGGAAAAGTTCTGTCGTGGGTTGTAATTTTGGCTAATTGGATTAAAGTTTTTTAATGGATGTGTTGGTGGGTTATTGTATCAGTGTTTTGGTTTAATTGTGtttattaattgaattatcTGCTGGAGCAACTAGATGAACCAAGTAAAGGTGC
This region includes:
- the LOC114394412 gene encoding uncharacterized protein LOC114394412 yields the protein MEEEEDLDEVDSTTEIEIVLENLGEGGLVGVVAVVGGGRSESPMEEGTRRWHAVFGGGSDLGVLGSIWTKMMFIGRIWLVWWCRRWVFAEEVPIWLMVEVWEVREKEKEKRKKLIWNFTCPIF